In Sphingomonas sp. SUN019, one genomic interval encodes:
- a CDS encoding glycosyltransferase: protein MTLVTIIIPTHNRQVYAAAAVHKIVQVLPSAQIVVSDTSADDDLRTMLPAATPGLDLAYVRPGRPMDVVSHFEFALGHARGRYVMFLGDDDCIGPGLEEVAAWADCNRVDAVFSYGTSFIANYFWPGVKSRFYGDGYASSLFVHPFTGTARRIDPIAALRETLRDFGRGLGTMPRAYHGLVSLELIHAVKARFGTLFGGVSPDIYSATLLSEFAGNVWQVDFPFCLPGGSPSSTAGTGAAGTDMTSLEDNPHTAAFPDLRWDRLIPAFYAPYIVWAYSLKKAVDRLGRPDLTPNFARLYALALMRNREQRGKVAQSFAEARALGIGWRDVGWEMARETGFQARRYATRLTSPGAGGRAAHFTGLPDIAAGYDRLERYIAEREIRLQLPAAGLSASPAPVR, encoded by the coding sequence GTGACACTGGTCACGATCATCATCCCCACACACAACCGCCAGGTCTATGCCGCGGCGGCCGTTCACAAGATCGTGCAGGTGCTGCCGTCGGCACAGATCGTAGTCAGCGACACCAGCGCGGACGACGATCTGCGCACCATGTTGCCAGCAGCGACTCCGGGCCTTGACCTGGCCTATGTTCGGCCGGGTCGGCCAATGGACGTCGTCTCTCATTTCGAGTTCGCCCTTGGCCACGCACGCGGGCGCTACGTGATGTTTCTGGGCGACGACGACTGTATCGGTCCGGGGCTGGAAGAGGTCGCGGCCTGGGCAGATTGCAACCGCGTCGATGCGGTATTCAGCTACGGCACATCGTTCATCGCCAATTACTTCTGGCCGGGCGTCAAATCGCGGTTCTACGGCGACGGCTATGCCAGCAGCCTGTTCGTGCATCCGTTCACCGGCACGGCGCGCCGGATCGATCCGATCGCGGCGCTGCGCGAAACACTGCGCGATTTCGGTCGCGGGCTCGGCACGATGCCGCGCGCCTATCATGGCCTTGTCTCGCTGGAGCTGATCCATGCGGTGAAGGCCCGGTTCGGCACATTGTTCGGCGGGGTTTCTCCGGACATCTATAGCGCCACGCTGCTGAGCGAGTTCGCAGGCAACGTCTGGCAGGTCGATTTCCCGTTCTGCCTGCCGGGCGGATCGCCCTCCAGCACGGCGGGCACCGGCGCGGCTGGCACCGACATGACGTCGCTGGAGGACAATCCGCATACGGCCGCTTTCCCCGACCTGCGCTGGGACAGGCTGATCCCCGCTTTCTATGCGCCCTATATCGTCTGGGCCTATTCGCTGAAGAAGGCGGTGGACCGGCTGGGCCGCCCCGATCTGACGCCTAATTTCGCGCGCCTCTACGCGCTGGCGCTGATGCGCAATCGCGAACAGCGCGGGAAGGTCGCGCAATCGTTCGCCGAAGCGCGCGCGCTGGGCATCGGGTGGCGCGATGTAGGATGGGAAATGGCGAGGGAGACGGGCTTCCAAGCCCGTCGATACGCGACGCGTCTGACCTCGCCTGGCGCGGGGGGCCGCGCTGCGCACTTCACCGGACTGCCGGACATCGCAGCCGGCTACGACAGGCTGGAGCGGTATATCGCCGAACGGGAGATCCGCCTGCAATTGCCTGCAGCCGGCCTGAGCGCATCACCTGCGCCAGTGCGCTAA
- a CDS encoding lipopolysaccharide biosynthesis protein, with protein sequence MTAFGRPMFRRRADLRVAALVDLFALFAGRIGGILVTLLFIPRYHSLLGGATFGAVSIVLSLQAFFLVSDLGLATLISRDTAVARDDPDALTLVVWTRRRAEATLAAIAAAIAAVALAWPLLGRALFGEALASWALADGVNVAMMALLIMALVATNIVQLSLNALGAYQAGAATAVSGAVVRGAATVAVLSAYPTLTAFLQVQLLVALLHLFGVRWYLEHRCGPVRRREPLFQRAAMIDLLRRCIPLTIYTLASAAAVNLDKSIVSAFISLETAGSYFLATTYALVPVAVLSGPISSYFAPRVANARHIGDIGDEQRVALTFQLMLICAVVGPSLSLGFQMADWLRLWLHDASSIARVMEVAPILLAGGALSATGYYPTTYLIAAGDNGYLARLSLACSIAVLATATFFAARDDLVGFAWSYFAFYAAGFVGLWVRLGAITGWNRLASFLARAYALPAGAITASYLLGHALTRGRSWELELLVPMAAAGACSLLVLARVFRRERRSAGHHIN encoded by the coding sequence GTGACCGCATTTGGCCGGCCCATGTTTCGCCGTCGCGCTGACCTGCGCGTCGCGGCGCTCGTCGATCTTTTCGCGCTGTTTGCGGGAAGGATCGGCGGGATCCTCGTCACGCTCCTATTCATTCCGCGCTATCATTCGCTGCTGGGGGGCGCGACCTTCGGGGCAGTTTCGATCGTCCTGTCGCTCCAGGCGTTTTTCCTCGTTTCGGACCTTGGCCTCGCGACGCTGATCAGCCGCGACACGGCGGTTGCGCGCGACGATCCCGATGCGCTGACCCTGGTCGTATGGACGCGGCGGCGAGCCGAGGCGACGTTGGCCGCCATCGCGGCCGCCATCGCGGCTGTCGCGCTGGCGTGGCCGCTGCTCGGGCGAGCGCTGTTCGGAGAAGCGCTGGCTTCGTGGGCGTTGGCGGACGGCGTCAATGTCGCGATGATGGCGCTGCTCATCATGGCGTTGGTGGCGACGAACATCGTCCAGCTCAGTCTCAATGCGCTGGGGGCTTATCAGGCCGGTGCGGCAACGGCGGTTTCCGGCGCCGTGGTCCGCGGCGCAGCGACCGTGGCAGTGCTTTCGGCCTATCCGACACTGACGGCATTTCTGCAGGTGCAGTTATTGGTGGCGCTGCTGCACTTGTTCGGCGTTCGGTGGTATCTAGAGCATCGTTGTGGGCCGGTCCGTCGACGGGAACCACTGTTTCAACGCGCGGCGATGATCGATCTGCTGCGACGCTGCATACCGTTGACCATCTACACGCTGGCGTCGGCCGCCGCCGTGAACCTCGACAAGTCGATCGTCAGCGCTTTCATCTCGCTGGAAACCGCGGGGAGCTATTTTCTCGCCACCACCTATGCGCTGGTGCCGGTGGCCGTGCTGTCGGGACCGATCAGCAGTTATTTCGCGCCGCGCGTCGCAAACGCGCGGCACATCGGCGACATAGGCGATGAGCAGCGGGTGGCGTTGACGTTTCAGCTGATGCTGATCTGCGCCGTCGTCGGTCCTTCGCTCAGCCTCGGGTTTCAGATGGCCGACTGGTTGCGACTGTGGTTGCACGATGCGTCTAGCATCGCGCGCGTCATGGAAGTCGCTCCGATCCTGCTGGCCGGCGGCGCGTTGTCGGCGACAGGCTACTACCCGACGACCTATCTTATCGCGGCTGGCGACAACGGCTATCTCGCGCGGCTGTCGCTGGCCTGCAGTATCGCTGTGCTGGCGACAGCGACGTTCTTTGCGGCGCGTGACGACCTGGTAGGATTCGCCTGGAGCTATTTCGCCTTTTACGCAGCCGGCTTTGTCGGCCTATGGGTGCGTCTGGGAGCCATCACTGGCTGGAACAGGCTCGCCAGCTTCCTGGCGCGCGCCTATGCGCTTCCGGCAGGGGCGATAACGGCGAGCTATCTGCTCGGCCATGCGTTGACCCGGGGGCGTTCGTGGGAGCTTGAACTGCTGGTTCCGATGGCTGCAGCCGGGGCGTGCAGCTTGCTGGTGCTGGCGAGGGTCTTTCGACGCGAACGGCGCAGTGCCGGACATCACATCAACTGA
- a CDS encoding polysaccharide biosynthesis protein gives MLDGKTLMITGGTGSFGTTVLGRFVQTNVDQIIVFSRDEKKQEDLRLELKSPKVRFVIGDTRDAQSIGTAMRGVDYVFHAAALKQVPSCEFYPMEAVRTNVNGTDNVIRAAIANDVKRLVLLSTDKAVYPINAMGISKAMAEKVLVSHARSMHADGPVLCATRYGNVMASRGSVIPLFIERLKAGQPMMITDPAMTRFMMSLEDSVDLVLHAFQNGQQGDIFVQKAPACTIETITIALSELFDVPLNTGILGTRHGEKLYETLVSREEMAKADDMGRYWRVPADNRDLNYELFISEGSQALNQIDDYTSHNTHRLDVAETKQLLLTLPYVQAALRG, from the coding sequence ATGCTCGACGGCAAGACCTTGATGATAACGGGCGGTACCGGATCGTTCGGCACGACCGTGCTGGGCCGTTTCGTGCAGACCAACGTCGATCAGATCATCGTGTTTTCGCGCGACGAAAAAAAGCAGGAGGATCTGCGGCTGGAGCTGAAGAGCCCCAAGGTTCGCTTCGTCATCGGCGACACGCGTGATGCGCAGTCGATCGGAACGGCGATGCGCGGCGTCGACTATGTCTTCCACGCCGCTGCCCTGAAACAGGTGCCGTCGTGCGAATTCTATCCTATGGAAGCGGTGCGCACCAATGTGAACGGCACCGATAACGTGATCCGCGCCGCGATCGCCAATGACGTGAAGCGCCTGGTGCTGCTCAGCACCGACAAGGCGGTCTATCCGATCAACGCCATGGGCATCTCCAAGGCCATGGCGGAGAAGGTGCTCGTTTCGCATGCCAGATCGATGCACGCCGACGGTCCGGTGTTGTGCGCAACCCGCTACGGCAACGTGATGGCCTCGCGCGGATCTGTTATCCCGCTCTTCATCGAACGGCTGAAAGCCGGCCAGCCGATGATGATCACCGACCCCGCCATGACCCGCTTCATGATGTCGCTGGAGGATTCGGTCGATCTCGTGCTGCACGCCTTCCAGAACGGGCAGCAGGGCGACATCTTCGTGCAAAAGGCCCCGGCCTGTACGATCGAGACGATCACCATCGCGCTCAGCGAGTTGTTCGACGTGCCGCTCAACACCGGCATCCTGGGCACGCGCCACGGCGAAAAGCTGTACGAGACGCTGGTTTCGCGCGAGGAGATGGCCAAGGCTGACGATATGGGCCGTTACTGGCGTGTTCCGGCCGACAACCGCGACCTGAACTACGAGCTGTTCATCTCCGAAGGATCGCAGGCGCTCAACCAGATCGACGATTACACCTCTCACAATACGCATCGGCTCGATGTCGCCGAGACGAAGCAGCTGCTGCTGACGCTACCCTACGTCCAGGCGGCGTTGCGTGGCTGA
- a CDS encoding DegT/DnrJ/EryC1/StrS aminotransferase family protein, with product MTTLLFDCHLDETVTGALDPIWRSGRLASGASVSLLEARLGALVGERPVVAISDMTHALCLALRVAGVGPGDEVVTLAFNCMSSNSAITMVGAVPVWVDVDPETASIDVDDVRACITPRTRAVVVYHLAGYIGDIAALRTLCDEAGLPLVEDANNALGAEWRGKPIGSFGDYAVFSFYANRQLNGIEGAALVCRDEEAAERARRLRRFGIDVARFRDANGEIDAAVDVSEIGYSAILPNVNATLACRAMDDLTARIDRNRANVAYLAAALADQPGLQFIREHEGARGVFWVALVRSAARDRLMTGLKARDVNCSKLHQRNDVYSGFGARQRELPGTTILQHEMLALPSGWWLSRDDLERIIEAVRSVELDR from the coding sequence ATGACAACGCTTCTGTTTGACTGTCACCTCGACGAAACGGTGACTGGCGCGCTGGATCCGATCTGGCGATCGGGGCGCTTGGCGTCCGGGGCGTCCGTGTCCCTGTTGGAAGCGCGATTGGGCGCATTGGTGGGCGAGCGGCCTGTCGTGGCTATCAGCGACATGACCCACGCGCTGTGCCTTGCGTTGCGGGTGGCCGGTGTAGGCCCTGGGGACGAGGTTGTGACGCTCGCGTTCAACTGTATGTCGTCGAACAGCGCCATCACCATGGTCGGCGCAGTGCCGGTGTGGGTTGATGTCGACCCGGAGACGGCAAGCATCGATGTCGACGATGTCCGGGCCTGCATCACGCCGCGGACGCGCGCGGTCGTGGTTTATCATCTGGCGGGATATATCGGGGATATAGCGGCGTTGCGCACGCTGTGCGACGAAGCCGGGTTGCCGCTGGTGGAAGATGCGAACAATGCGCTGGGAGCCGAATGGCGAGGAAAGCCGATCGGCAGCTTCGGCGACTATGCCGTATTTTCCTTTTACGCCAACCGTCAGCTCAACGGCATAGAAGGCGCCGCGCTCGTTTGCCGCGACGAGGAAGCGGCCGAGCGCGCGCGTCGTTTGCGCCGTTTCGGAATCGACGTGGCGCGCTTTCGGGATGCGAACGGCGAGATCGATGCTGCGGTTGATGTGTCCGAGATCGGCTATTCGGCCATTCTGCCCAACGTCAACGCGACGCTCGCCTGCCGCGCGATGGACGACCTGACGGCCCGCATCGATCGCAACCGGGCCAACGTCGCATATCTTGCCGCGGCGCTCGCGGATCAGCCTGGTCTACAGTTCATCCGCGAACACGAGGGCGCCCGAGGGGTCTTCTGGGTCGCCTTGGTGCGTAGTGCGGCGCGCGATCGCCTGATGACGGGTCTCAAGGCGCGCGATGTGAACTGTTCCAAGCTGCATCAGCGCAACGACGTATATTCGGGGTTCGGCGCCCGCCAGCGCGAGTTGCCGGGCACGACGATCCTGCAACACGAGATGCTCGCGCTTCCTAGCGGCTGGTGGCTTTCGCGCGACGACCTCGAACGGATCATCGAGGCGGTGCGCTCGGTCGAGCTCGATCGCTGA
- a CDS encoding DegT/DnrJ/EryC1/StrS aminotransferase family protein: MPPRDALMPMLEDVLYGGMLAEGEHVYEFERRFAEHFGLPNALGFSSGTGALHVALLSCGVRPGDEVVTTSMTAEPTNTTILQIGAVPVFADVDPRTGNLEPASVEACIGPRTKAILVVHYAGYPVALNAMRALADRHGVALIEDCAHALGARYAGQAIGTIGDAAIFSFQAIKHMTTVDGGALTLRDPAKIRAAKKLRWFGLEKGVPRTEVDIVEAGYKYNMTNVAGVIGLRQLDDIDEAIARHIAHGQAFDAALSAIPGLSAAAVEAVSEPSYWIYTLLSDDSDAVERRLAEIGVAASKLHRPNHLHSVFAPYRRDLPGLAEFYRRLVHIPCGWWVSDADRERIVSALSKG, translated from the coding sequence ATGCCGCCGCGCGATGCGCTCATGCCGATGCTCGAGGATGTGCTGTATGGCGGGATGCTGGCCGAAGGCGAGCATGTCTATGAGTTCGAGCGGCGTTTCGCCGAGCATTTCGGCCTGCCCAACGCACTTGGGTTCAGCAGCGGGACCGGCGCGCTGCATGTCGCGCTGCTGAGCTGCGGCGTGCGCCCCGGTGACGAGGTCGTGACGACATCGATGACGGCTGAGCCGACGAACACGACTATCCTGCAGATCGGTGCCGTACCGGTGTTCGCTGATGTCGATCCACGCACGGGCAATCTCGAACCCGCCTCCGTCGAGGCGTGCATCGGGCCGCGGACCAAGGCCATTCTGGTCGTACATTACGCCGGCTATCCCGTAGCGCTCAACGCAATGCGCGCGCTTGCTGACCGCCACGGCGTCGCGCTGATCGAAGATTGCGCGCACGCACTTGGCGCGCGCTATGCCGGGCAGGCGATCGGTACGATCGGCGATGCCGCAATTTTTTCTTTTCAGGCCATCAAGCACATGACGACGGTGGATGGAGGCGCGCTGACGCTGCGCGATCCCGCCAAGATCAGGGCAGCGAAGAAGCTGCGCTGGTTCGGTCTGGAGAAGGGCGTGCCCAGAACCGAAGTCGACATCGTCGAGGCTGGTTATAAGTACAACATGACCAATGTCGCCGGGGTGATCGGCCTGCGCCAGCTCGACGACATCGACGAGGCGATCGCTCGGCATATTGCGCACGGACAGGCGTTTGATGCGGCGCTGAGCGCGATTCCTGGCCTTTCGGCCGCGGCGGTCGAAGCCGTAAGCGAACCCAGCTATTGGATATATACGCTGCTGAGCGACGATTCCGACGCGGTCGAGCGTCGGTTGGCCGAAATCGGAGTCGCCGCATCGAAACTGCACCGTCCGAACCATCTCCACTCGGTGTTCGCGCCGTACCGCCGCGATCTTCCTGGCCTTGCCGAATTCTATCGCCGGTTGGTCCATATTCCATGCGGCTGGTGGGTATCGGATGCGGATCGGGAGCGCATCGTATCGGCGCTGAGCAAGGGGTGA
- a CDS encoding GNAT family N-acetyltransferase, which yields MTHASVHIGLSGDAKRLIWDVFFVQAGRGVDFETHLPWSDAPETRSVMLRDASGAAVATAVIRPAPQDAVAMIGFVCVAARARGRGHGRTLIESSTQAIDAAGFQASLLWTGKPEVYADHGYGIVGRDHFLHVARRLPAGPATSLARSDPWPPLGSLSGLPAFAIAGSRYQSDRAQAVLVRGAKGVTLLDWQGDLADVMTLLDAAGLARWSVNIPEADPFLNVLDPDLFTVTTHPGALTMARRADSAVPLDYVAVADRI from the coding sequence GTGACGCACGCTTCTGTTCACATCGGCCTGTCCGGCGATGCGAAGCGCTTGATCTGGGACGTTTTCTTCGTCCAGGCTGGCAGGGGCGTCGACTTTGAAACGCATCTGCCGTGGAGCGATGCGCCTGAAACCCGATCGGTGATGCTGCGCGATGCTTCAGGCGCTGCGGTAGCGACTGCTGTGATCCGCCCTGCGCCTCAGGACGCCGTGGCGATGATCGGTTTCGTATGCGTCGCTGCTCGAGCGCGGGGCCGGGGCCATGGCAGGACGTTGATCGAGTCGTCCACCCAGGCGATCGACGCCGCGGGCTTCCAGGCGAGTCTGCTGTGGACAGGTAAGCCCGAGGTCTATGCCGATCACGGCTACGGGATCGTAGGCCGGGATCACTTTCTCCATGTTGCGCGCCGCCTTCCCGCCGGACCCGCCACTTCGCTGGCGCGATCCGACCCATGGCCGCCGCTCGGATCACTTTCGGGACTGCCAGCCTTCGCCATTGCCGGATCGCGTTATCAATCGGATCGCGCCCAAGCAGTGTTGGTTCGTGGCGCTAAGGGCGTGACGTTGCTCGATTGGCAAGGCGATCTTGCGGACGTCATGACGCTCTTGGACGCAGCCGGCCTGGCTCGCTGGTCGGTCAACATCCCCGAAGCCGATCCATTTTTGAACGTCCTGGATCCGGATCTTTTCACCGTCACCACGCATCCGGGTGCGTTGACGATGGCGCGACGGGCGGACAGCGCGGTCCCGCTCGACTATGTCGCGGTCGCAGATCGTATCTGA
- a CDS encoding sugar transferase, whose translation MVSTAFGIVLLRSIIRYPGVEANAYILPSFTISYGCLLIFFILTRLPYSRALLFISFVVTIIWFIVVHALARRRRVMTIGIVPGGDYQTLQAVAGVNWIVLTDATQNLDGLQAVAADLRVDIAPEWDRALADCALAGIPVYHTKHLAESLTGMVELEHLSENSFGTLAPVSAFMTFKHILDWMIAAVVGLVLAPLMILLAIFIRLDSPGPAIFRQMRIGYRGKPFTVYKFRTMVSSPKSVPALDAAKTQTEDKRITRIGSFLRRSRIDELPQILNILRAEMSWIGPRPEAQVLSQWYEGEIPFYRYRHIVRPGLTGWAQVHQGHVAEVEDVKTKLNYDFYYIKTYSPWIDLLIVAKTTQTILNGFGAK comes from the coding sequence ATGGTATCAACGGCGTTCGGCATCGTCCTGCTGAGAAGTATCATCCGATACCCGGGTGTAGAAGCTAACGCCTATATCCTTCCTTCCTTTACGATATCCTATGGCTGTCTGTTGATATTTTTTATTCTCACGCGGCTGCCATATAGCCGCGCGCTGCTGTTCATCAGTTTCGTCGTCACCATCATCTGGTTCATCGTCGTTCACGCCCTTGCCAGGCGACGGCGCGTGATGACGATTGGAATTGTCCCTGGCGGAGACTATCAGACGCTGCAGGCCGTTGCGGGCGTTAACTGGATCGTGCTGACCGACGCGACGCAGAATTTGGACGGGCTGCAGGCGGTCGCAGCCGATCTTCGGGTGGATATCGCACCGGAGTGGGACCGGGCACTCGCCGATTGTGCCCTTGCGGGCATCCCCGTCTATCACACCAAACATCTCGCTGAATCCCTGACCGGCATGGTGGAGCTGGAGCACCTGTCCGAGAACAGTTTTGGCACTCTGGCGCCGGTATCGGCGTTCATGACCTTTAAGCACATCCTCGACTGGATGATTGCGGCCGTCGTCGGCCTCGTTCTTGCCCCGCTGATGATCCTTCTGGCGATCTTCATTCGCCTCGACTCTCCGGGACCGGCGATCTTCCGGCAGATGCGAATCGGGTATCGCGGAAAACCTTTCACGGTTTATAAGTTTCGCACGATGGTGAGCTCGCCAAAGAGCGTGCCGGCGCTGGATGCGGCCAAGACGCAGACCGAGGACAAGCGCATCACCAGGATCGGATCTTTCCTGCGCCGTAGCCGGATCGATGAACTGCCGCAGATATTGAACATCCTCAGGGCCGAAATGAGCTGGATCGGTCCACGCCCAGAGGCGCAGGTGCTGTCGCAATGGTACGAAGGGGAAATTCCGTTCTATCGGTATCGGCACATCGTGCGTCCTGGGTTGACCGGATGGGCGCAGGTCCACCAAGGCCATGTTGCCGAGGTCGAGGACGTGAAAACGAAGCTGAATTACGATTTTTACTACATCAAGACGTATTCGCCGTGGATCGATCTGCTGATTGTAGCAAAGACAACCCAGACAATCCTAAATGGCTTTGGGGCCAAGTGA
- a CDS encoding complex I NDUFA9 subunit family protein codes for MKDRLVTLVGGGGFLGRYVAQALLQAGARVRVAQRDPRQAWFLKTQGGLGQTQFVAADVTRPETIANAVAGADAVVNLVGAFAGDLTRIHVDGARSIADAAAKAGAGAVVHISAIGADAASSSRYGRTKGEGEAAVRTAFPRATILRPSTVFGREDQFVNRFAGMIAKLPAVPVLRPGAKFQPVFVGDVADATVAALRDPDAFGGRTFELGGPEVLTMIALHRWIAQAIGRCPSLIELPDLAGSVLASLGFLPGAPLSADQWKMLQHDSVVADGADGLSALGVTPTPLGAVAPGWLVRYRKNGRFADARA; via the coding sequence ATGAAGGACAGGCTGGTCACGCTGGTCGGCGGCGGGGGGTTCCTTGGCCGGTACGTCGCGCAGGCGTTGCTGCAGGCGGGTGCACGGGTGCGCGTGGCGCAGCGCGATCCGCGGCAGGCATGGTTCCTGAAGACGCAGGGCGGGCTGGGCCAGACGCAGTTCGTCGCCGCCGACGTGACCCGTCCCGAAACGATCGCCAACGCGGTCGCGGGGGCGGATGCGGTGGTCAATCTGGTCGGCGCGTTTGCGGGCGATCTGACCCGCATTCATGTCGACGGCGCGCGCAGCATTGCGGATGCGGCGGCCAAGGCCGGCGCCGGCGCCGTGGTGCATATCTCCGCAATCGGGGCGGATGCCGCCTCTTCGTCCCGCTATGGCCGCACCAAGGGCGAAGGCGAAGCCGCGGTTCGCACGGCGTTTCCGCGGGCGACGATTCTGCGACCGTCGACGGTGTTCGGGCGCGAGGATCAGTTCGTCAATCGCTTCGCGGGCATGATCGCGAAGCTGCCTGCGGTGCCCGTATTGCGGCCGGGCGCGAAGTTTCAGCCGGTGTTCGTCGGCGACGTGGCCGACGCGACGGTCGCCGCGCTGCGTGATCCCGACGCGTTCGGCGGCCGCACGTTCGAGCTTGGCGGGCCGGAGGTACTGACGATGATCGCGTTGCACCGCTGGATCGCGCAGGCGATCGGGCGCTGTCCGTCGTTGATCGAACTTCCCGATCTCGCGGGTTCGGTGCTGGCCTCGCTCGGCTTCCTGCCCGGCGCGCCGCTGTCGGCGGACCAATGGAAGATGCTGCAGCACGATTCGGTGGTCGCCGATGGCGCGGACGGGCTGTCGGCGCTGGGCGTCACCCCTACCCCACTCGGCGCAGTCGCACCGGGATGGCTGGTGCGCTATCGCAAAAACGGACGCTTCGCCGACGCGCGCGCCTGA